One Candidatus Palauibacter polyketidifaciens DNA segment encodes these proteins:
- the peaA gene encoding quinohemoprotein amine dehydrogenase subunit alpha: MAVGALVFLGAGALPPVAGMPATSPVDLASAQLPGTAGVPAQADDEGYPIEHEIIIRRCQRCHERDDEGRMTRISYERKTPEGWQTSVRRMVALNDVSLGPDEAREVVRYLSNRQGLAPGELEPGRFEVERRLIEHVYEADRDVENTCIQCHSMGRVITQRRTREEWELLMATHRGLYPLVDFQGFQDGGDGPQPVDEAIDHLSEAFPLETPEWSAWSASMRTPRLAGTWALAGFEPGKGQIFGTVEISAGDGPDEFRSRATYTYAESGQEASRSGQAIVYTGYQWRGRSNPGGADELREVMTVDRGWQEMTGRWFTGAYDEFGPDVTLTRAGGGPVVSGVHPRAIRTGASSAELRVHGLNLPANPDAMDFDFGPGVRVESATGGDGSQVTLRLSVDDDAAVGGRDLFVGGVSLAGAIQVHDGVDRLQVTPRAGMARIGGGAFPKGYQPYDAIGWDDGPDGEPNTDDDIRLGRVPVTWSMEEYTATFDDDDIQYVGALGSDGVFTPAIDGPNESRKGNRNNIGDVWVVATYAGSDAAADGGGALRARAHLIVTVPLYLKFDPWQGVPAGRLVP; the protein is encoded by the coding sequence ATGGCCGTCGGTGCGCTGGTTTTCCTCGGCGCAGGCGCGCTGCCTCCGGTCGCGGGCATGCCCGCGACCTCGCCCGTCGACCTCGCTTCGGCTCAGCTCCCCGGCACCGCGGGAGTCCCGGCGCAGGCCGACGACGAGGGCTATCCGATCGAGCACGAGATCATCATCCGTCGCTGTCAGCGCTGTCACGAACGCGATGACGAAGGGCGGATGACGCGGATCTCCTACGAGCGGAAGACACCGGAGGGGTGGCAGACATCGGTCCGCCGGATGGTGGCGCTCAACGATGTCTCCCTCGGCCCCGACGAGGCGCGCGAGGTCGTGCGCTACCTCTCCAACCGGCAGGGTCTCGCTCCGGGGGAACTCGAGCCCGGCCGCTTCGAGGTCGAGCGCCGCCTCATCGAACACGTCTACGAGGCAGACCGCGACGTCGAGAACACCTGCATCCAGTGCCACAGCATGGGCCGCGTCATCACCCAGCGGCGCACGCGCGAGGAGTGGGAACTTCTCATGGCGACGCACCGCGGCCTCTACCCGCTCGTCGACTTCCAGGGCTTCCAGGACGGCGGCGACGGACCTCAGCCGGTGGACGAGGCGATCGACCACCTCTCGGAGGCCTTTCCCCTCGAGACGCCCGAATGGTCCGCCTGGTCGGCGTCCATGCGCACGCCGCGCCTCGCCGGCACCTGGGCGCTGGCGGGCTTCGAGCCGGGGAAGGGACAGATCTTCGGCACGGTGGAGATCTCCGCCGGCGACGGACCCGATGAGTTCCGCTCCCGCGCGACGTACACATACGCGGAGTCGGGGCAGGAGGCGAGTCGCAGCGGACAGGCGATCGTCTATACGGGCTATCAGTGGCGGGGCCGGTCGAATCCCGGCGGTGCGGACGAGTTGCGGGAAGTCATGACGGTGGACCGCGGATGGCAGGAGATGACCGGCCGCTGGTTCACGGGCGCGTACGATGAGTTCGGCCCCGACGTGACGCTAACCCGCGCGGGCGGCGGCCCCGTCGTATCGGGTGTGCACCCGCGCGCGATCCGCACCGGCGCTTCGTCCGCCGAACTCCGGGTCCACGGTCTGAACCTCCCGGCGAATCCCGACGCGATGGACTTCGATTTCGGGCCGGGTGTCCGGGTCGAGTCCGCGACGGGCGGAGATGGGAGCCAGGTCACGCTTCGCCTCTCGGTCGATGACGATGCGGCGGTCGGCGGGCGCGACCTCTTCGTGGGCGGCGTGAGCCTGGCCGGCGCGATTCAGGTCCACGACGGCGTGGACCGCCTCCAGGTGACGCCGCGCGCCGGCATGGCGCGGATCGGCGGCGGGGCCTTCCCGAAGGGCTATCAGCCGTACGACGCGATCGGGTGGGACGACGGCCCCGACGGCGAGCCGAATACGGACGACGACATCCGGCTCGGGCGCGTGCCCGTGACCTGGAGCATGGAGGAGTACACGGCCACCTTTGACGACGACGACATCCAGTACGTGGGCGCGCTGGGATCCGACGGCGTCTTCACTCCGGCCATCGACGGTCCGAACGAGAGCCGCAAGGGCAACCGGAACAACATCGGCGACGTGTGGGTCGTCGCGACCTACGCGGGTTCCGACGCGGCGGCGGACGGCGGCGGCGCCCTCCGCGCCCGCGCCCACCTCATCGTCACGGTGCCGCTCTATCTCAAGTTCGACCCGTGGCAGGGCGTTCCGGCAGGGAGGCTGGTGCCATGA
- a CDS encoding FAD-dependent oxidoreductase — protein sequence MQPRGPARDGRRRAFLLLRDERTGRRGRVRAAPAGELSRPDRHVYDVLIVGGGPAGCAAAASLARRGHDVALITRPAPPAKWLAESIPGSARKLLERVGALDALDAAGLVPNEGNTVWWAGMPRREERFGEREHGFHAERAALEAVFRGVAREADVRLVTDGPVIETAEEPNGWRVATSAARYRGRWVLDASGRAGVLARRGLRARERGIATLALVGRWTADRGHAPPDPGCTLIESYHDGWAWSVPTSPRTRCVTAMVDPRRTHLAREKGLGGMWRAELAKAARLGRRLEGGRLDGPVRACPASLYGATSHGRPGLLLVGDAGSFIDPLSSYGVKKALASAWLAAIVTHTGLEDDAMARPACELYDDREREVYRTYRALSVPFFEQAAAANDHAFWEVRLAAAREAGADIPGPASAPGAPAVSEPGDRSLAERRVDAFLARPEVRTAWETIRSLPAVRLRPASGLSSVPRPAVVDDRIALETHLISDRLPDGARYVRNVDLRRLVEVAPDSDQVPDLFETYNRRGTAVPLPDFLAALSFAVGAGFLQLADP from the coding sequence CTGCAGCCTCGAGGACCTGCGCGGGACGGGCGGCGACGGGCGTTTCTACTGCTTCGCGACGAACGGACCGGGCGGCGCGGGCGCGTTCGCGCTGCGCCAGCGGGCGAACTGAGCCGGCCGGACCGACACGTCTACGATGTCCTGATCGTCGGCGGGGGGCCGGCCGGCTGCGCCGCCGCGGCGTCGCTGGCGCGGCGCGGGCATGATGTCGCGTTGATCACGCGGCCGGCCCCGCCGGCGAAATGGCTCGCCGAGTCGATCCCTGGCTCGGCGCGGAAGCTCCTCGAACGCGTGGGAGCGCTGGACGCTCTGGACGCGGCGGGCCTCGTGCCGAACGAAGGCAACACCGTGTGGTGGGCCGGGATGCCCCGCCGTGAAGAACGGTTCGGAGAGCGCGAGCATGGATTCCATGCGGAGCGCGCGGCGCTCGAAGCCGTCTTCCGCGGAGTGGCCCGCGAGGCGGACGTGCGCCTCGTGACGGACGGACCGGTCATCGAGACGGCCGAGGAGCCCAATGGCTGGCGCGTGGCCACTTCGGCCGCGCGCTACCGGGGCCGCTGGGTGCTCGACGCCTCCGGACGGGCCGGGGTGCTCGCCCGGCGCGGGCTGCGCGCGCGCGAACGCGGGATCGCCACGCTCGCGCTCGTCGGCCGCTGGACCGCGGACCGCGGGCACGCTCCGCCGGACCCCGGCTGTACGCTCATCGAGAGCTACCACGACGGGTGGGCCTGGTCGGTGCCCACATCCCCGCGTACCCGCTGCGTCACGGCGATGGTCGACCCGCGCCGCACGCACCTGGCGCGCGAGAAGGGCCTCGGCGGCATGTGGCGCGCCGAACTCGCCAAGGCGGCGCGGCTCGGTCGGCGCCTCGAAGGAGGCCGGCTGGACGGGCCCGTGCGGGCATGTCCCGCGTCGCTCTACGGCGCGACCTCGCACGGCCGGCCGGGCCTGCTCCTCGTCGGCGACGCCGGCTCCTTCATCGACCCCCTCTCCTCGTACGGCGTCAAGAAGGCGCTCGCCTCCGCCTGGCTCGCCGCGATCGTGACGCATACGGGGCTCGAGGACGACGCCATGGCCCGACCCGCCTGCGAGCTGTACGACGACCGGGAACGCGAGGTGTACCGCACCTACCGGGCGTTGTCCGTCCCCTTCTTCGAGCAGGCCGCCGCCGCGAACGACCACGCCTTCTGGGAGGTTCGCCTGGCCGCGGCCCGGGAAGCGGGCGCGGACATCCCGGGGCCCGCTTCGGCACCCGGAGCGCCCGCGGTGTCGGAACCCGGAGACCGCTCGCTTGCGGAACGCCGGGTCGACGCCTTCCTCGCGCGCCCCGAGGTGCGGACCGCGTGGGAGACGATCCGCTCGCTGCCGGCCGTGCGTCTCCGCCCGGCGTCGGGGCTCTCGAGCGTGCCCCGCCCCGCCGTCGTCGACGACCGGATCGCCCTCGAGACCCACCTCATCTCCGATCGACTCCCGGACGGCGCGCGCTACGTACGCAACGTCGACCTCCGCCGGCTCGTGGAGGTCGCGCCGGACTCTGATCAGGTTCCCGACCTGTTCGAGACGTACAACCGGCGAGGGACGGCGGTGCCGCTCCCGGACTTTCTGGCCGCTCTCTCCTTCGCCGTGGGCGCCGGCTTCCTCCAGCTGGCCGACCCGTGA
- a CDS encoding TonB-dependent receptor: MTDTRISPARFVLGTLLVAGAATYSAAAPRAAEAQAGPSGRTALDTLDRAAHERTNASIEILSRAELLETGQAELASVLGELLPSAYFPRRQVADLTSAVRPFQLRGLSPDHTLVLLNGKRRHATAVVHTLGGGAFPGASGVDMNALPLQAIDHLEVVRGGGTTRHGSDAIAGVIDVRLRNTVSAPEFIASVGHHFPDEWDDDGLRYDLSGNWGLGIGGGGVLNLTGAFSQREPVNRAGADGRDQVLPGDADFVDGGVVIRKHNEVAQPNHLWGDGESSNFMLFANLELPVTAVRGDSGGAELYAFGGYSRRRELHSDFFVRSMDDRNWPGIHPLGFLPSFDTDARDVSLVTGLRGGVEDRRGGGSETEIGDASRRGWSWDLNAQYGANRVDNDLFDTLNPSLGPCLESACAPGADGIPGTADDPGIPNGTRFSTGALENHQFLANADVGRRIETGFGAGPVSLALGATFRVDGYRILAGEPASRIDGFHPTQSGGVAAAGAQRFTGFRPEETGSWYRSSVGLHGDVDAPLARRLLVSATGRYERFSDLGGTLNGKLALRLALSGTAIFRASMSTGFRPPALSQSHYGHVAAGRRADPDEPGATLGFEAGTFPVDAPEARAVGASPLRGERSRSVGAGFALTPADELHITVDGYATEVADAVLLSNRLETGASGLLELLLADFAAESIRFFSNVVDLRSYGIDAGITWGRRLGDASRLEFGASVNWGQVRGRCPDGNIAACVKENEALRDESFRIYDGFDVFFLEEGRPDWRGRFKTRFTSGAFEFGVGANVYGAQEELRSVGVGEHPHRIRLLEPKVTFDAGVHIDVAERWRLTVGGENLFDAFPTRVDAFGGIFTYRSFSAMGFNGRYLYARLQAS; the protein is encoded by the coding sequence ATGACCGACACGCGGATTTCACCCGCGCGGTTTGTGCTAGGGACGCTGCTCGTCGCCGGCGCCGCGACGTATTCCGCCGCCGCGCCTCGGGCCGCCGAGGCGCAGGCCGGCCCGTCGGGCCGCACAGCGCTGGACACTCTCGACCGGGCGGCCCACGAGCGGACGAACGCGTCCATCGAGATCCTCTCGCGAGCAGAGCTTCTCGAAACCGGACAGGCGGAACTCGCTTCCGTCCTCGGCGAACTCCTGCCATCCGCCTACTTCCCGCGCCGGCAGGTCGCGGATCTCACGTCGGCCGTTCGACCCTTCCAGCTGCGCGGGCTTTCGCCGGACCACACGCTCGTCCTCCTGAACGGGAAGCGCCGGCACGCCACGGCGGTCGTGCATACGCTGGGCGGCGGCGCCTTTCCCGGAGCGAGCGGCGTGGACATGAACGCCCTCCCGCTTCAAGCGATCGACCACCTGGAGGTCGTGCGCGGCGGAGGCACGACGCGGCACGGCTCCGACGCGATCGCCGGGGTCATCGACGTCCGGCTCCGGAACACGGTTTCCGCACCCGAGTTCATCGCCTCCGTCGGCCACCACTTTCCGGACGAGTGGGATGACGACGGACTTCGCTACGACCTCTCCGGGAACTGGGGACTGGGCATCGGCGGCGGCGGTGTCCTGAACCTCACGGGCGCATTCAGCCAGCGGGAACCCGTGAACCGCGCGGGCGCCGATGGCCGCGACCAGGTCCTCCCGGGGGACGCGGACTTCGTTGATGGGGGCGTCGTCATCCGCAAGCACAACGAGGTGGCGCAGCCGAACCACCTGTGGGGAGACGGCGAATCCTCGAACTTCATGTTGTTCGCCAACCTCGAACTCCCCGTCACGGCCGTGCGCGGAGACTCCGGGGGCGCCGAACTCTACGCGTTCGGCGGCTACAGTCGGCGCCGGGAACTGCACTCGGATTTCTTCGTGCGCTCGATGGACGACCGGAACTGGCCCGGGATCCATCCGCTGGGCTTTCTGCCGAGCTTCGACACCGATGCGCGGGACGTTTCCCTCGTCACAGGCCTCAGGGGTGGCGTGGAGGATCGGCGGGGGGGTGGGTCCGAGACCGAAATCGGGGATGCGTCCAGGAGGGGTTGGAGCTGGGACCTGAACGCGCAATATGGCGCCAATCGGGTCGACAACGACCTGTTCGATACGCTCAACCCATCGCTCGGACCGTGCCTCGAATCGGCGTGCGCGCCCGGCGCGGACGGGATTCCCGGCACCGCGGACGACCCGGGGATTCCGAACGGGACCCGGTTCTCCACGGGTGCGCTCGAGAACCACCAGTTCCTTGCGAACGCGGACGTGGGGCGCCGGATCGAGACGGGATTCGGCGCGGGGCCGGTGAGCCTCGCCCTCGGGGCGACGTTCCGCGTCGACGGCTACCGGATCCTGGCGGGAGAACCCGCGTCGCGGATCGACGGCTTTCACCCCACCCAGAGCGGCGGCGTCGCGGCGGCGGGTGCTCAACGCTTCACCGGTTTCCGGCCGGAGGAGACCGGGAGCTGGTACCGGTCGAGTGTCGGCCTCCACGGTGACGTCGACGCGCCGCTCGCACGGCGGCTCCTGGTCTCCGCGACGGGACGCTACGAACGCTTCAGCGACCTCGGCGGCACGCTGAACGGGAAGCTCGCGCTGCGCCTCGCGCTCTCCGGCACCGCCATCTTCCGCGCGAGCATGTCCACGGGATTCCGACCGCCCGCGTTGAGCCAGTCTCACTACGGACACGTCGCGGCGGGGCGGCGCGCAGACCCGGACGAGCCGGGCGCGACCCTCGGGTTCGAGGCGGGCACGTTTCCCGTGGACGCGCCGGAAGCCCGGGCCGTCGGCGCGTCGCCCCTCCGGGGGGAGAGGTCGCGCTCCGTCGGCGCGGGGTTTGCGCTCACGCCGGCCGACGAACTGCACATCACGGTCGACGGGTATGCGACGGAGGTCGCCGACGCCGTCCTCCTCTCCAACCGGCTGGAGACGGGCGCCAGCGGCCTCCTCGAGCTTCTGCTGGCGGACTTCGCCGCGGAATCGATCCGCTTCTTCTCCAACGTGGTCGACCTCCGGTCGTACGGCATCGACGCGGGGATCACGTGGGGGCGGCGGCTCGGGGACGCGTCACGCCTCGAGTTCGGGGCCTCCGTGAACTGGGGACAGGTGCGCGGGCGGTGCCCCGACGGCAACATCGCGGCCTGCGTGAAGGAGAACGAGGCGCTGCGGGACGAATCGTTCAGGATCTACGACGGCTTCGACGTCTTCTTCCTCGAGGAGGGACGCCCGGACTGGCGCGGCAGGTTCAAGACGAGGTTCACGAGCGGAGCGTTCGAGTTCGGCGTGGGAGCGAACGTCTACGGGGCGCAGGAGGAGCTGCGCTCGGTCGGCGTCGGAGAGCACCCCCACAGGATCCGGCTCCTCGAACCGAAGGTCACCTTCGATGCGGGAGTCCACATCGACGTCGCGGAAAGGTGGCGCCTCACGGTCGGCGGCGAGAACCTCTTCGATGCCTTCCCGACGCGGGTCGACGCGTTCGGGGGAATCTTCACCTATCGCTCGTTCTCGGCGATGGGCTTCAACGGCCGCTACCTGTACGCGCGCCTGCAGGCGTCCTAG
- a CDS encoding peptidyl-alpha-hydroxyglycine alpha-amidating lyase family protein, which translates to MLGTRRIGLVTGLALAAVIPGARALEAQLTAPNPYMAMDGWGQLPDGRAWGATSAVYPAPDGEHIWVGERCGANLCVESDVDPILLFDTEGNVVRSFGSGLIAWPHGMFVEEDGSVWVADAVGYAPVPEGWGHVVYKFSPEGKVLMTLGEKGVAGDGPNHFNKPSDILIAPDGSIFVADGHDSGGNNRIVKFAPDGTFLMEWGRAGTANGEFRDPHALAMDSQGRLFVGDRGNSRVQIFDQEGNHLETWHQFGRPSGLFIDEGDVLYSTDSESNARRNKGWLRGIYIGDAATGWVTAFIPDPEPDQDASGTSGAEGIAIDAHGNLYGAEVGPRQMRKYIRR; encoded by the coding sequence ATGCTCGGCACAAGGCGAATCGGACTCGTCACGGGACTCGCGCTGGCGGCAGTCATTCCGGGTGCCCGCGCGCTCGAGGCGCAGTTGACGGCGCCGAACCCGTACATGGCGATGGACGGCTGGGGACAGCTTCCCGACGGACGCGCGTGGGGCGCGACAAGCGCCGTCTACCCGGCCCCGGACGGCGAACACATCTGGGTGGGCGAGCGGTGCGGCGCGAACCTGTGCGTCGAAAGCGATGTCGACCCGATCCTGCTCTTCGATACCGAGGGGAACGTCGTGCGGAGTTTCGGCTCGGGACTGATCGCGTGGCCGCACGGGATGTTCGTCGAGGAGGACGGCAGCGTGTGGGTCGCCGACGCCGTGGGATACGCGCCGGTGCCGGAGGGCTGGGGACACGTGGTCTACAAGTTCAGCCCCGAGGGTAAGGTCCTGATGACGCTGGGCGAGAAGGGCGTCGCCGGCGACGGCCCGAACCACTTCAACAAGCCGTCGGACATCCTCATCGCGCCCGACGGCAGCATCTTCGTCGCGGACGGGCACGACTCGGGCGGCAACAACCGCATCGTGAAGTTCGCGCCCGATGGCACCTTCCTCATGGAGTGGGGACGCGCGGGCACGGCGAACGGCGAGTTCCGCGACCCGCACGCGCTCGCGATGGACTCGCAGGGACGGCTCTTCGTCGGCGATCGCGGAAACAGCCGCGTCCAGATCTTCGATCAGGAGGGGAACCACCTCGAAACCTGGCACCAGTTCGGACGTCCGAGCGGGCTGTTCATCGATGAGGGCGATGTCCTCTATTCGACGGACTCGGAGTCGAATGCGCGCCGCAACAAGGGGTGGCTCCGCGGCATCTACATCGGCGACGCGGCGACCGGCTGGGTGACGGCTTTCATCCCGGATCCGGAACCCGATCAGGATGCGTCCGGCACGAGCGGCGCGGAGGGGATCGCGATCGATGCGCACGGCAACCTCTACGGGGCCGAGGTCGGACCCCGCCAGATGAGAAAGTACATCCGGCGGTAG
- a CDS encoding carboxypeptidase regulatory-like domain-containing protein: MDDLSTGDPVAAAAVSVVGQTEVVTTNRRGRFVLSGVPVGEHELSVQRIGYATLRHTVSVHRGITTDVEIDLVPDPLELQPIVASVTRPRRLEINGFYDRRYWGELTGGGVFITAEDIDRRSPARLTQMLGEVSGVRASCNDLRGSRCLLYSSRLSDGFSPGGCQMSVYLNNSPVIRRGSPSSYQDSVNDLVLPTEVAGIEVYRSASELPAEFAGYDSQCGVVVIWTK, encoded by the coding sequence ATGGACGATCTGTCCACAGGCGATCCAGTGGCTGCTGCAGCGGTGTCGGTTGTCGGCCAGACGGAAGTCGTAACGACCAACCGGCGGGGTCGGTTCGTGCTCAGCGGCGTGCCGGTTGGAGAGCATGAGCTGTCCGTGCAACGGATCGGCTACGCGACCCTTCGACACACCGTCTCCGTGCATAGAGGAATAACCACGGACGTAGAGATTGACCTGGTGCCCGATCCCCTGGAACTGCAACCGATCGTGGCGTCTGTCACGAGGCCGCGTCGACTCGAGATCAACGGGTTCTACGACCGCAGGTATTGGGGTGAGCTGACCGGAGGCGGTGTCTTCATCACGGCCGAAGACATCGACCGCCGGAGTCCCGCTCGTCTGACGCAGATGCTGGGCGAGGTGTCGGGGGTCCGCGCGAGTTGCAACGATCTTCGTGGTAGTCGGTGCCTGTTGTACAGTTCGCGATTGTCCGATGGGTTCTCGCCGGGAGGCTGCCAGATGAGTGTATATCTCAACAACAGTCCTGTTATCCGTCGAGGGTCCCCTTCATCGTACCAGGATTCGGTGAACGATCTGGTCCTACCCACCGAGGTAGCGGGGATCGAGGTCTATCGCAGCGCGTCCGAACTGCCAGCCGAGTTTGCGGGATACGATTCACAGTGCGGAGTCGTCGTGATCTGGACCAAATAA
- a CDS encoding HupE/UreJ family protein, translating into MKRRNARRPTRRTAPLMGCVLALYGLTSLAGAARAAPERAAERGSPDRVAEAIPAMPHEIPADVTVQAFVTPEGSRLRFLVRAPLEAMRDIEFPRYGLGYLDLEAADPFLRDAAQLWLADYVTFYEEDRRLEAPRIVATRVSLPSDRSFATYETALAHFDAPPLDPGLQLPWRQALLDVLLEYDIASDESRFSIDPGFAHLGLRTVTVLRLRPPDRPERVFQYVGDPGLVRLDPRWHQAALRFVSLGFTHILDGIDHLLFLLCLVIPLRTLWGLVPVITSFTIAHSITLIASAFGIAPRALWFPPLIETLIALSIVYMALENIVGAKPRKRWLLAFGFGLVHGFGFSFALSESLQFAGGHLLTSLLAFNVGVELGQLVVVAVAVPVVEVLFRKVVAERMGTIIGSALLAHTGWHWMTERGSDLLAYRFAWPAFDGALGAALMRWGALALIVVGAAWAVSGPFGRLAAKAKGGT; encoded by the coding sequence ATGAAGCGACGTAACGCACGGCGTCCAACCCGGCGCACGGCGCCCTTGATGGGGTGCGTCCTCGCGCTTTACGGCCTGACGAGTCTGGCTGGCGCGGCGCGGGCGGCGCCGGAACGCGCGGCCGAGCGGGGATCGCCGGATCGGGTGGCCGAGGCGATCCCCGCCATGCCGCACGAGATTCCGGCGGACGTCACCGTGCAGGCGTTCGTCACGCCGGAGGGATCCCGCCTCCGCTTCCTCGTCCGGGCGCCGCTCGAGGCGATGCGGGACATCGAGTTCCCCCGGTACGGACTCGGGTATCTGGATCTGGAGGCGGCGGATCCGTTCCTCCGCGATGCGGCGCAGCTCTGGCTCGCCGACTATGTGACGTTCTACGAGGAAGATCGACGCCTGGAAGCGCCCCGCATCGTGGCGACCCGCGTCTCGCTCCCCTCGGACCGGTCCTTCGCCACCTACGAGACGGCGCTGGCGCACTTCGACGCCCCGCCGCTCGACCCCGGACTGCAGCTCCCGTGGCGTCAGGCTCTGCTCGATGTATTGCTGGAGTACGATATCGCGTCGGACGAATCCCGCTTCTCGATCGATCCGGGCTTCGCGCACCTGGGCCTGCGCACGGTCACGGTGCTGCGCCTGCGGCCGCCGGATCGGCCGGAGCGCGTCTTCCAGTACGTCGGCGACCCGGGACTCGTGCGGCTCGACCCCCGCTGGCACCAGGCCGCGCTGCGCTTCGTGTCGCTCGGCTTCACGCACATCCTGGACGGGATCGACCACCTCCTCTTCCTCCTCTGTCTCGTCATCCCGCTGCGGACGCTGTGGGGCCTGGTCCCGGTCATCACGTCCTTCACGATCGCGCACTCGATCACGCTCATCGCCTCAGCCTTCGGCATCGCGCCGCGCGCGCTCTGGTTCCCGCCGCTGATCGAGACCCTCATCGCGCTCTCGATCGTCTACATGGCGCTCGAGAACATCGTGGGGGCGAAACCTCGAAAACGCTGGCTGCTCGCGTTCGGGTTCGGGCTCGTGCACGGGTTCGGCTTTTCGTTCGCGCTCAGCGAGTCTCTGCAGTTCGCGGGCGGACACCTGCTCACGTCCCTGCTCGCGTTCAACGTCGGGGTGGAACTGGGACAGCTCGTCGTGGTCGCGGTCGCCGTTCCGGTGGTCGAAGTGCTGTTCCGCAAGGTGGTGGCGGAGCGGATGGGGACGATCATCGGGTCGGCGCTGCTGGCGCACACGGGTTGGCACTGGATGACGGAGCGGGGCTCCGACCTGCTGGCCTACCGATTTGCCTGGCCCGCCTTCGACGGAGCGCTGGGCGCCGCGCTCATGCGCTGGGGGGCGCTGGCGCTGATCGTGGTGGGCGCGGCGTGGGCGGTCAGCGGACCCTTCGGCCGGCTGGCGGCGAAGGCGAAGGGGGGGACATGA
- a CDS encoding alkaline phosphatase PhoX: MRRAGRWAGAAALAPSLSGLAACAGPAAASPRRTARGPAGYGPLRPAGPELALPEGFSYAVLGVEGRPMSDGRPTPRAHDGMGLFQVSDDVVRLVRNHEDQDPPGVAVPLVPPELAYDPLAGGGTTTLEVRIEADGSPVLLRDFVSAGGTMINCAGGTTPWRSWLTCEETTFGPGRGWTVPHGYVFEVPADADEPVQAEPIRDMGRFTHEAIAVDPATGFVYETEDYNRRSGFYRFRPHTPGVLRDGGVLEMLAVRGGPQVDLRTGQQPGVWREVEWVPIENPDPPEAERSASTVWTEGFEAGGARFSRLEGCWYADRSIYFHATNGGDAQLGQVWRYVPEDEALALVFESPSEDVLSGPDNLTVSPRGGILICEDNSGETHLRGLSPEGEIFPFARNILNVREFAGACFTPDGRTLFINVQGDTISLGAGNLGQTFAIWGPWERGPL, from the coding sequence GTGCGCCGCGCCGGACGCTGGGCGGGGGCCGCGGCGCTCGCGCCTTCGCTCTCGGGTCTCGCCGCATGTGCCGGCCCCGCAGCCGCGTCCCCGCGCCGGACGGCTCGCGGACCCGCCGGATACGGACCCCTGCGCCCCGCGGGCCCGGAACTCGCCCTTCCCGAGGGGTTTTCCTATGCCGTCCTCGGGGTGGAAGGCCGTCCGATGTCGGACGGTCGGCCCACGCCCCGCGCGCACGACGGAATGGGACTCTTCCAGGTGAGCGACGATGTCGTCCGCCTGGTGCGAAACCATGAAGATCAGGATCCCCCCGGCGTCGCGGTTCCGCTGGTCCCCCCCGAACTGGCGTACGACCCCCTGGCGGGCGGGGGCACGACGACGCTGGAAGTCCGGATCGAGGCGGACGGGAGTCCGGTCCTCCTGCGGGATTTCGTGAGCGCGGGGGGGACGATGATCAACTGCGCGGGGGGGACGACGCCGTGGCGCAGCTGGCTGACGTGCGAGGAAACGACCTTCGGACCGGGGCGCGGCTGGACGGTGCCGCACGGGTATGTGTTCGAGGTCCCCGCCGATGCGGACGAACCGGTCCAGGCGGAGCCGATACGGGACATGGGACGGTTCACGCATGAGGCCATCGCGGTGGATCCGGCGACGGGTTTCGTCTACGAGACGGAAGACTACAATCGTCGCTCGGGGTTCTATCGCTTCCGTCCCCATACTCCGGGCGTTCTCCGGGACGGGGGCGTTCTGGAGATGCTCGCCGTGCGGGGGGGGCCGCAGGTGGATCTCCGCACCGGCCAGCAGCCGGGGGTGTGGCGTGAAGTCGAATGGGTGCCGATCGAGAACCCCGACCCGCCCGAAGCCGAACGTAGCGCGTCCACGGTCTGGACGGAGGGGTTCGAGGCGGGCGGGGCCCGGTTCTCCCGGCTCGAGGGCTGCTGGTACGCGGACCGGAGCATCTATTTCCATGCGACGAACGGGGGCGACGCCCAACTCGGCCAGGTCTGGCGGTACGTACCGGAGGACGAGGCGCTTGCGCTCGTCTTCGAGTCGCCGTCGGAGGACGTACTCTCCGGTCCGGACAACCTCACGGTGAGTCCCCGGGGCGGGATACTCATCTGCGAGGACAACTCCGGGGAAACGCACCTCCGGGGATTGTCGCCCGAGGGGGAGATCTTCCCCTTCGCCCGAAATATCCTGAACGTGCGCGAGTTTGCCGGCGCCTGCTTCACGCCCGACGGCCGGACGCTCTTCATCAACGTCCAGGGAGACACGATCTCGTTGGGGGCGGGGAACCTCGGCCAGACGTTCGCGATCTGGGGACCCTGGGAGCGGGGGCCGCTCTGA